One genomic window of Clostridium taeniosporum includes the following:
- a CDS encoding putative DNA-binding protein: MEDRVEISLLMDFYSSLLTEKQHSVMTLYYNDDLSLGEIAEINKTSRQAIHDLIKRCYKQLLSYESKLNLLQKSMKREENIMNFLEELKEKYSISNDEYLTFKEKLENL; this comes from the coding sequence ATGGAAGACCGAGTTGAAATTTCATTATTGATGGATTTTTATAGTTCATTATTGACGGAAAAACAACATAGTGTTATGACATTGTATTATAATGATGATTTGTCTTTAGGTGAAATAGCAGAAATAAATAAAACAAGTCGTCAAGCAATTCATGATTTAATAAAAAGATGTTATAAACAGCTTCTATCATATGAAAGTAAGCTTAACTTACTTCAAAAGAGTATGAAAAGAGAAGAAAATATTATGAATTTTTTAGAGGAACTAAAAGAAAAGTATTCTATTAGTAATGATGAATACTTAACGTTTAAAGAAAAGCTAGAAAATTTATAG